In Cutaneotrichosporon cavernicola HIS019 DNA, chromosome: 1, one DNA window encodes the following:
- a CDS encoding uncharacterized protein (Amidohydrolase family), which produces MPRLVQRREQRPDVEKPLLVSDDDDTSFKDHKPNHNASFLLPITFLASFLLLLEPSPEQATSARKHSDRYVKGTAPVLLKNATLWTGEKDGTEVLYGADVWLEGGVVRKISTGEGFEELFEAAKNKGRSVQTVELDGAWVTPGIVDVHSHMGIDPLPELRGSDETNSDKAPIQPWLRSLDGFNTHDAAFNLSIAGGITTMLVLPGSAGNIGGQAFTFKPRWTAENTPQSMQVEPPFVIRNGEWQRTRSWRHIKHACGENAKVWYHNARMDAAYDFRRAYSEGKKLKDQQDAWCAAPKKQTAPFPDSLEWEVMADIIRGHVKVNIHCYETVDLNDLVRTSNEFKFSIAAFHHAHEAYLVPGLLRQTWGKTPPAVAIFANNARYKREAYRGSPYAAKVLDEAGLKVIMKSDHPVLDSRYLIYEAAQAHAFGLEWNRALAAVTTTSATVAGLGHRLGYVRPGYDADVVVWDSFPLAVGATPKQTYIDGIPQIVHPHVVRKPAAAQQITPKGDYDKEAAEAVASRGDPDLRPKKRSSNIVFQGVRNLYLSGVKSQGEGEPGTVVVENGKITCAGNNCVTASSAGYETIDLKGGSLAPGLISYGSPLGLEEISAEETTHTGAAPSILDDNKILSGLLVHAADGAQFGGKDELMALREGITTGVTCPSTGEFLMGMSYSFSLGARHALEAGAIGNHAAALHIAVRQFGDAHGDSSFSVATAMGVLRRLLHGEAGQGEVAAAFGKVAAGELRLVASVNSADAIAALIRLKRTVPAMRLTISGAQEAWMLADELAAENIGVVIAAPRAFPFMWDQRRILPGPPLSNMTLPAYLHTRGVKVGLGIIEACDARLTRFESAMAYASAPTTFSRQDAIDLVSANLVDVLGLNDRLSATEQGVDLGFVAYEGDMFSFEGRVRAVRAPGQDAMDLF; this is translated from the exons ATGCCTCGCCTCGTGCAGCGCCGGGAGCAACGTCCTGATGTTGAGAAGCCACTCCTCGTcagcgatgacgatgacaCGAGCTTCAAAGACCACAAGCCCAACCACAACGCGAGCTTCCTCCTTCCAATTACCTTCCTGGCgagcttcctcctcctcttg GAACCCTCTCCGGAGCAGGCCACATCCGCGCGCAAACACTCGGACCGGTACGTCAAGGGTACGGCGCCGGTGCTGCTGAAGAACGCGACCCTGTGGACGGGCGAGAAAGACGGCACGGAAGTGCTGTACGGCGCCGATGTATGGCTCGAGGGCGGAGTGGTCCGCAAGATCAGCACCGGCGAGGGCTTTGAGGAGCTCttcgaggccgccaagaaCAAGGGCCGAAGCGTCCAGactgtcgagctcgacggcgcgtGGGTCACGCCAGgcatcgtcgacgtgcACTCGCATATGGGCATCGACCCCTTGCCTGAATTGCGTGGTAGCGACGAGACGAACAGCGACAAGGCGCCGATCCAACCGTGGCTGCGCAGTCTTGACGGGTTTAACACGCACGACGCGGCGTTCAACCTGAGCATTGCGGGCGGGATTACGACCATGTTGGTACTGCCTGGCAGTGCAGGTAACATCGGCGGACAGGCGTTCACGTTCAAGCCTCGCTGGACGGCCGAGAACACTCCACAGAGCATGCAGGTCGAGCCACCGTTTGTGATTCGCAATGGCGAGTGGCAGCGCACGCGCTCATGGCGGCACATCAAGCATGCATGCGGTGAGAACGCCAAGGTCTGGTACCACAATGCAAGGATGGACGCTGCGTACGACTTCCGCCGTGCGTACTCTGAGGGCAAGAAACTCAAGGACCAGCAGGACGCGTGGTGCGCTGCGCCGAAGAAGCAGACCGCCCCGTTCCCCGATAGCCTCGAGT GGGAGGTCATGGCTGACATCATCCGCGGACACGTCAAGGTCAACATCCACTGCTACGAGACTGTTGATTTGAACGATCTGGTGCGCACCTCAAACGAGTTCAAGTTCTCCATCGCTGCGTTCCATCACGCCCATG AGGCGTACCTCGTCCCAGGCCTGCTTCGCCAGACGTGGGGCAAGACTCCTCCCGCTGTGGCCATCTTCGCCAACAATGCACGGTacaagcgcgaggcgtACCGCGGCTCACCGTATGCCgccaaggtcctcgacgaggctggTCTCAAGGTCATCATGAAGTCGGACCACCCGGTCCTCGACAGCCGTTACCTGATCTACGA AGCCGCACAGGCGCATGCCTTCGGTTTGGAGTGGAACCGCGCCCTAGCTGCTGTCACAACTACGTCAGCTACAGTTGCGGGCCTCGGTCATCGCCTTGGTTACGTCCGTCCAGGCTACGACGCTGACGTTGTCGTGTGGGATAGCTTCCCCCTCGCTGTCGGTGCCACGCCCAAGCAAACCTACATCGACGGCATCCCACAGATTGTCCATCCTCACGTCGTGCGTAAGCCAGCTGCCGCCCAGCAGATCACCCCGAAGGGCGACTATGACAAGGAGGCTGCAGAGgccgtcgcgtcgcgcggcgATCCCGACCTTCGTCCGAAGAAGCGCTCGTCCAACATCGTGTTCCAGGGCGTCAGGAATCTCTACCTCTCCGGCGTCAAGAGCcagggtgagggcgagccCGGTACGGTCGTCGTGGAGAATGGCAAGATCACTTGTGCTGGCAATAACTGTGTAACCGCCTCAAGCGCCGGGTACGAGACCATCGACCTCAAGGGTGGCTCGCTGGCCCCAGGCCTTATCTCCTACGGCTCccctctcggcctcgaggaaATCAGCGCGGAGGAAACGACGCATACAGGCGCTGCTCCCAGCATCCTGGACGACAACAAGATCCTCTCGGGCCTCCTCGTGCATGCTGCCGACGGTGCTCAGTTCGGTggcaaggacgagctcatggcgctgcgcgagggCATCACCACGGGTGTCACTTGCCCCTCCACTGGCGAGTTCCTCATGGGCATGTCATACTCATTCTCGCTCGGTGCGCGGcatgcgctcgaggcgggcgcGATCGGAAACCATGCGGCCGCATTGCACATCGCGGTTAGACAGTTCGGCGACGCTCATGGCGATTCGAGCTTTTCCGTCGCGACTGCGATGGGtgtcctccgccgcctcctccacggCGAAGCAGGCCAAGGTGAGGTCGCAGCCGCCTTTGGAAAGGTCGCAGCCGGAGagctccgcctcgtcgcgtccGTGAACTCGGccgacgccatcgccgccctcaTTCGCTTGAAGCGTACCGTCCCGGCAATGCGGCTGACGATCTCTGGGGCGCAGGAGGCGTGGATGCTGGctgacgagctggccgcCGAGAACATTGGCGTAGTCATCGCAGCTCCCCGCGCCTTCCCATTCATGTGGGACCAGAGGCGAATCCTCCCCGGCCCGCCGCTCAGCAACATGACCCTCCCCGCGTACTTGCACACCCGCGGTGTCaaggtcggcctcggcattATCGAGGCATGCGACGCACGCCTCACCCGCTTTGAGAGCGCGATGGCGTACGCATCCGCGCCCACGACCTTCTCGCGACAGGACGCCATCGACCTCGTGAgcgccaacctcgtcgacgtgctTGGTCTGAACGACCGCCTGAGCGCTACTGAGCAGGGCGTGGATCTGGGCTTTGTCGCCTACGAAGGGGATATGTTCAGCTTTGAGGGACGTGTGCGTGCCGTCCGTGCGCCGGGCCAGGATGCCATGGACCTCTTCTAA
- a CDS encoding uncharacterized protein (Belongs to the TRAFAC class myosin-kinesin ATPase superfamily. Kinesin family), with product MSTQRASTRTRAQPQTSATPAGRVTRLRAQQGAAASPAVLGVKPPAHGLLAKGKEGLRKVSDKLKDKQEKETKEAADTYTEQLQAYLRIRPQLEAEGGSPYLEVQDKKSVLMRPPAESRLHMPKPSQLYSFNRVFGPNTAQNNFFDETTKPLVEKLLHGENGLLFAYGVSNSGKTYTIQGGDCTKIEDRGLLPRSVDVVFNSIKGMESTANLKCQGLADVVLTDEDDGIDLQSLPFEPEARLSDSVKVDRNFSYAVFVSYVEVYNDKIFDLLDSVLPSTRPKVASATPRVSAMPRASAMPRTMSMVGLSGHINSSMSLAALANGGGGVLKRRALVLKNDPEGNGKYICGAHEIRVRTRDEALAVFRCGQGARQVFGTMANRESSRSHGIFTIKVVRVHNGAPEDPDSAQVSRLAIVDLAGSERARNAATTGDRLKEAGNINKSLMVLGQCLEVLRANQQRMAAPSPPGTRKKLAIVPFRHAKLTEIFQNFFVGDGHAVMMIHVNPYDTGFDENSHVMRFSAIAREIQTTATHKTTIPTLKRQISSHLSAFRSAMGGGQKIKVMVPVVRKPSELPAPAAPSPPTTVAPPVIPVRGSSARAASGRPSARAAAAAVSASSRPSRVHARPAPPPPKAPAPPPVPEVIKMVEEELEVVEEDAEDDDDDEQDLLVDYLFEQLRELKTQLFESEMRNAQLEVDIREEVSRDLQDTIKRIHADYEKRFQAAAAAAELKADMKLDIVQRTMGDSADTSYDDSFDSATDGDFTMDSLTDPFLGAPIRKETNGSTSEREVEEEISLLFNGPRNMNGSIDGDATESDSEENEQSESGTDDASDEEMDVDEDSEEEEPIEPRHITPADSTRTTTNPRATTPSAAQDVDRSGEVDSDDEELDSDDEEGTIEGDSMVSQSTSADSEDAEDVEVSGDGYDDDDESEDGSDEDFDGSFTSSASVESEPAPRRASNRRSPQKQASKASAKLTPLRESKRQVKARTPYNEDEDLVKLVKDTTTPAPAKKKRTLGKRMVTEDEMEAREPRGGAEVRRMVRGM from the exons AGCAGGGCGCGGCAGCTTCCCCTGCTGTCTTAGGTGTCAAGCCTCCCGCCCACGGCCTCCTGGCCAAAGGCAAGGAAGGTCTCCGCAAGGTGTccgacaagctcaaggacaagcaAGAGAAGGAGACGAAGGAGGCAGCGGATACCTACACTGAGCAGCTTCAAGCATACCTCCGCATTCGACCACaactcgaggccgagggcggcagTCCTTACCTCGAGGTGCAGGACAAGAAGAGCGTCTTGATGCGCCCGCCTGCCGAGTCCCGACTACATATGCCAAAGCCCAGTCAACTGTACTCGTTCAACCGCGTGTTTGGGCCAAATACGGCGCAGAACAACTTTTTTGACGAGACGACCAAGCcgctcgtcgagaagctGTTGCATGGCGAGAATGGGCTGCTGTTCGCTTATGGCGTCAGCAACAGTGGCAAGAC ATACACAATCCAAGGTGGCGACTGCACCAAGATTGAGGACCGTGGATTACTCCCCCGCTCCGTAGACGTCGTGTTTAACTCCATCAAGGGGATGGAGAGCACGGCCAAT CTCAAGTGCCAGGGCTTGGCTGATGTCGTCCTCACCGACGAAGATGACGGTATCGACCTCCAAAGCCTCCCGTTTGAGCCGGAAGCGCGCCTCAGTGACA GCGTCAAAGTAGACCGCAACTTCTCGTACGCCGTGTTTGTCTCCTACGTCGAAGTCTACAATGACAAG ATCTTTGACCTACTCGACTCTGTCTTGCCGTCAACGCGGCCCAAGGTTGCCTCAGCCACTCCTCGCGTGTCCGCAATGcctcgcgcgtcggcgatgCCGCGCACCATGAGCATGGTCGGATTATCCGGCCACATCAACTCTTCCATGAGtctcgcggcgctggctaacggtggcggcggtgtcCTCAAGCGAAGAGCCCTCGTTCTTAAGAACGACCCTGAGGGAAATGGCAAGTACATCTGCGGCGCTCACGAGATCCGTGTGCGcacgcgcgacgaggcacTGGCAGTCTTCCGCTGCGGCCAGGGCGCGCGTCAGGTGTTCGGTACCATGGCGAATCGCGAGTCAAGTCGCAGCCACGGTATCTTTACCATCAAGGTCGTCCGCGTGCACAACGGCGCTCCCGAGGACCCGGACTCGGCGCAGGTGTCACGTCTTGCCATTGTTGATCTCGCCGGCTCTGAACGTGCCCGCAACGCTGCTACCACGGGTGACCGCCTCAAGGAAGCAGGTAACATCAACAAGTCGCTCATGGTGCTTGGCCAATGTCTCGAGGTCCTTAGAGCCAATCAACAGCGCATGGCCGCCCCTAGTCCTCCCGGCACTCGCAAGAAGCTCGCGATCGTCCCCTTCCGCCACGCAAAGCTCACGGAGATCTTCCAGAACTTCTTTGTGGGTGACGGCCATGCGGTCATGATGATCCACGTCAATCCATACGATACAGGATTTGACGAGAACTCGCACGTCAtgcgcttctcggccaTCGCACGCGAGATCCAGACGACCGCGACACACAAGACGACAATTCCGACCCTCAAGCGCCAGATTTCCAGCCACCTGAGCGCATTCCGTTCCGCCATGGGCGGTGGGCAGAAGATCAAGGTCATGGTGCCCGTGGTTAGGAAGCCCAGCGAATTGCCGGCACCAGCTGCGCCCTCCCCACCAACAACTGTGGCCCCTCCCGTCATCCCCGTTCGCGGTTCAAGTGCCCGTGCGGCCAGCGGCCGTCCCTCTGCACGCGCAGCGGCAGCTGCtgtgagcgcgagctccCGTCCTTCACGAGTTCACGCTCGGCCcgcaccgcctcctcccaagGCAcccgctcctccacccGTGCCGGAGGTGATCAagatggtcgaggaggaactcgaggtagtcgaggaggacgctgaggatgacgacgacgatgagcaGGATCTCCTCGTTGACTACCTGTTTGAGCAActgcgcgagctcaagaCGCAGCTCTtcgagagcgagatgcGCAACGCCCAGCTCGAAGTCGATATTCGCGAGGAGGTTTCTCGCGACCTCCAGGACACAATCAAGCGCATCCACGCAGACTACGAGAAGCGCTTCCAGGCGGCG GCTGCTGCGGCCGAGTTGAAGGCGGATATGAAGCTTGACATTGTGCAGCGCACCATGGGCGATTCAGCGGACACGTCGTACGACGATAGCTTTGACTCGGCCACGGACGGCGACTTCACGATG GACTCTCTCACCGACCCTTTCCTCGGAGCCCCGATCCGGAAAGAGACCAATGGCTCAACTTCCGAGagagaggtcgaggaggagatctCGCTATTATTCAACGGGCCGCGCAACATGAACGGCTCCATCGACGGGGATGCGACCGAGTCCGATTCGGAGGAGAATGAGCAGTCCGAGTCTGGCACCGATGATGCTTCtgatgaggagatggatgttgacgaggactcggaggaggaggagccaATTGAGCCCCGGCACATCACGCCCGCCGACTCGACTCGTACGACCACCAATCCCAGAGCGACTACGCCCAGTGCGGCCCAGGACGTCGACCGCTCTGGGGAGGTCGActctgacgacgaggagctcgactcggacgacgaggagggcaccATCGAGGGCGACTCCATGGTTAGCCAGAGCACCAGCGCCGATTCggaggatgccgaggacgtcgaaGTCTCTGGCGATGGCtacgatgacgatgacgagtCGGAGGACGGTTCCGACGAGGACTTCGATGGTTCATTTACCTCGAGCGCTAGCGTGGAATCGgagccagcgccgcgccgcgcctcgAACCGCCGCAGCCCACAGAAGCAGGCATCCAAGGCAAGCGCCAAACTCACGCCATTGCGAGAGAGCAAGCGGCAGGTCAaggcgcgcacgccgtacaacgaggacgaggacctcgtcaagctcgtcaaggacaccaccacccctgcgcctgcgaagaagaagcgcacgCTCGGCAAGCGCATGGTaaccgaggacgagatggaggcgcgcgagcctcgtggtggcgccgaggtgcgGCGGATGGTTCGTGGTATGTAG